Genomic window (Rhododendron vialii isolate Sample 1 chromosome 4a, ASM3025357v1):
GTAACTGTTTGTACTTTTTCCTTCTCCTGCATTCCAATTCAAGGAGTTTTATACATCCAAGTTGTGAAGAGGTCATTGATGTTTTGAAATGTGTTAGGAAGAATAGAAACTGAGTGAAAATTACAACTTTATTGGACAGCTGTCAATATATAAACGTCTATATATTCATGCTCAGACACTGAATATCACCAGAGCTTAAACTATTGCAGCGAACTTACTCAGCATGAATGAGGAAGATCATCTGCATCACACACACCTATTATTAAAGAAGTGCCACAAAGCCTAATTGGCCGTCGTATGCGTGCCGACACGTACCGGCCATGGACATAGTGGTGACACGGAAAAATACATATGGGACACGTTTGGTGACACTTCTATCTAATTTTCTCAGCTAGACACATCTAGGCTGCGTATATCAAGCTAGACATGGCAGGGGATACAGCTggaccattctctctctctctctctctctctctctctctctctctctctctctctctctctctctctctctctctctctctctctctctctctcccagggtGTATCTTATGCGTACCTAAGGAATGATGTCTCTCTCCCAGGGTGTATCTTATGCGTACCTAAGGAATGATGTTGTGCCTTTGCTTTGCATACCAACAGAGATATATCAACAACAGTTTTCAATTTGAAATGCCTCTGCTGCGTACATCTCCTGATTCTTTGGACATTGTGCGTACCCATGTCCATGCTTGTGGTTATAAGCCACTGTCTATCATTTCAAGTTACTGTAAAAGAACTAGTATGGAACGTCTACAAATTAATCCAGACCCCAGTTTAATATATTGAGCACACAATGCTTTACGTAGCCAAATGAGATTGCATATAACTCAAAACCTTCATGAATTGGAGAATTATATTACCTCTAGGCACTCCTGCCCACAAAAGGAAGTGGTTGAACAACTTGAATCATCAGGTAAAGCATCAATCTCCTGACTGCAGGATTTGTGATCTTGAAAAAGGCAAAACCTCAACCTCAGGTAAACTCTGATATTTGAAGAAATACATACAAGGATAAAGACATTGCAGACAAACATAAAATCTGAGTTAAGCTAACTACATTTTTTCTCACACAGGCTGCATGTCTGAAGTGCACAGACTGTTTTACCATTCCCAGGAGCAGTAGTCTCACTAGAAATGCCACAGAATTTGCATGTACAGTTCGGACAGTGCCAATGACCATGGGGAAGCATCTGAAGAAAGGAGAAAGAAGTGAATAAGCTGAGTCCTAACAAAGCACAGATCTCCAACAAGCAAAACAGAAGCTTAAtctatttgtttttgaaactttcACTTAGCGTCCAACTTTGCTGCCCACGACTTTGATAGCAGGAAACAATGTGGTTATCTTATTTTGATGCTTACGTGATCCAccccttttattttatttttttggacattTCCCTTTTCTGTCCTCTACAATATAACTATCTAATTTTAGCAACATGAAACTTTTTTGCCTTCTACGCTCCATAAGATAGCAACATGAGCCGATAAACATGGAAATCAACTGATCATCGCCATGAGATTGCATCATCCTGATTTAATGAAGCTAATGCAATTTTTGCATCACCCTCACATAaaactcaaagcggaaaaagtTTTTCCAGGTTTTACTTTCCTTCATTCTGTAGAAACACGGACCTCTATAATAGTGAGAGGTAATCCTCCCTCGTCTTCTTATGCGCCACAAACGAGTTGTGCACATTTCCCCTTTTACACTTCAGTTATGGAAAACTACgtttttaaaatattagatCCAATTCGAAACGCAGGCATTTTCTAGACAACTACAAGTCCACATCCTCCTTTCTCTAAACTCTTGTAACTACACCCAATCATCTTCCATGTGTGATTACACTAATCAAAATTTCCTCTCCTCCCAAGCCTAATGTTCCAGGTTATCTATCCAATGTCACCACAGGTTAAAAtatgcaaaaacaaacaactAATTCAGCGTTTCCGCACGTAAACATAAACAAGATAACCAAAACAAGGTGCAACATCTTTGATCATGCTTCCGTACCTTTATGATTAAGCAGCTCTGATGAAATGTTGCAGGGCAACCATCACAACACATCAAATCCCCACCATCACCACAGAGGCTACAAGTATCATCACTTGGATCATCACCAATCTTGTCGACAGTGTGAAAACCACAGCGTCTGGATTCCTCCTGTGTATTCCATGCATCAATCTGGCATTGTAAAAGGGAAACACCAGACTCCAAATAGATGTTTTGGAACGGCTGACGCAATTTGCTTCCGGCATGAATCTCAAACTTCGAAACTGATAGGATTTTGCTACAGCAACCACAATGTATGCCATCTCTTGTGATCCAGCCCTCTAGCATTGCCTTTGTCCGTCTTTGGTTCATGTACTGCACTTTTTCACTTAAATGCACCACTCCAGAGTCAATAAGCCATGAAAGCAGTGTTCTTTTTCCCATATTCGGAACATAGCCATCGCGCTCTGAATTTAACCCCTTATCACAACTTCGAATCAACAACGTACGTCCGCCAATGTTCTGACATTTTCGTCCTCGTATAATACCAGAATTGGATGCAATGCATAATTTTTCAGCCCCCTCCTGCTTGGGTGATCCTTTGTATAAAGTATCACTCGAATCATCTCCACTTGCACAAGTGACTTCATGCGATCTCCCATTCTGTGAATTACCACTCCGCCCCCTGACAAAACTTAGTTTCTCATAACCTTTATCACCGTCGATGCCCTTTACAGACTCTTCGATGTCAACTCCTTCACAACTTTCTCTTTGcttcattttcatttcattttcaatctTCTTCCGGGTTCGCCTGGTTAATTTACTAAGTAATACCTCTGGCACTGGAGTAAACTGAGAACTAGGTTTTATATCGACAGCTTCTACTCCCAATTGCTTTTGAAAAGCCTCATGAGCCTTGATAATGGACCAGTACGCTGTTCCATTGGGATTAATGTACACAGCGTCTAAATAGTCTCTGTTCCTTCTGGGTCTATAATCAATTGTCCAGCCAGCACTCACAAGCATACTCCTTATCTTGTCACGCAATAATTGCTTTTCTGTCCCGTAACCACGTCTGGCTTTACCTTCCTTTCCTTCAACTGGTGCTATCTTTTCAGCCAATGGAGATTTCCCTCCATTCTTCTCTATCCCTTTCAAAGAGCTGCAATCTTGTGTGCTTGTGGGTCCCAGCCTCAGTAACTTATCACTGTCGTCCGATTCTGAATTTCCAACCCCAGGACTAATGGAAAGTGGTTTTCGTAATTTTATATCATTCTTCACTGTCCTAGCAATTGAAATCGTTTTCTCAGGGCGTTGTGAATCCAAGTAAATCGAAGGTTCGGGAAGTACGTTATTCTTTACATCTTTTTCATGCCTAGAAACCTTTCTTTCCTCAAATTCGAACGGATGCTCATAGAATTTGTGAAGCGGTTCTATCCTAGAACCCTTTCTTTCCTCAAATTCGAATGGATGTTCATAGAATTTGTGAAACggttccatcttcttcttcttttggttcACCATCACCTTCAAAACACCATTTTTACCCTGCAACCTGATAGTATCATGAGACACTAGTTGGCACTTCTGTCTCAAGGAAGACATGGGTTGATGAGCTTCACCATCCTCAATCTCAAACCTACTCATAGCCGAATACCCATTCACCTCTTCCGTCCCACTTGATAAGTTACTTGTATTACGATCAAAATGCGAATACTTCTGCCCATTGACATGTCTAATGGATCCTGTCTCAAACTTCCTGTCACTCTTAAACCTATCCTCCTGCCTCGTCCTCTTTCCACTATTACAATCACGATCATTTAACTCAGACACATCTAAACTTCTCTTCCTCTCACTCCAAATTTCCCCATTCCGACCAAACTTGCTATCTCCCACGCGGCCCCCATGACACACAACTGAAGCTTTACGGACTTTATCAGTTCCGGAAACAACTTCCGTCCGATACGGCTCTAACAACTCCTCGCTCGACTCCGACTCACTGCGAGCCAAATGCCGCCTTTCCCTCTCCTTATTCGGCTCGAAAACCTTTCTCGGCCCCGAAGCCCTAACCCCGCCACTCCCATCCACTTTCTTCTTTATAATCAAGCAACCTGAAGAAGTCTTCTTCTTCACAAATCCAACCCTCTCTTCCATCTCATACATTAACTCCAATTAACCTcccaattttcaataaattaagACGTTAACCACTAATTACCAATCGAAGGCACATTATCCCTTCCCAAATTAAGCATTACCGGATCTTAATTTAAATAAACAGAAAACCTAACTTTTTCAGGGCAATCAGGACCAGTTCACATAGAAGCCTTACCTCGCCAGAAAAAGATCCGGTGAGCCGTTCGACGACTACGCACCGGATAGAGTGTCGCAATCGGCCTTGCAACTACGATCAAagattgtagagagagagagagagaggtattaGGGGTTTGGATTGTGTTTAAAAGTAAACCAACCGTCTTTGTCTCTTTGAGTTCCAATTGCGATTACTGGCGCATTTTTTCTGTATGTATTTACTTTGGGATCATGCGTGTACTATTAATTTTCCCTCCGCCTTCAGGACCGTTTCTTTGGAagattagagcatctccaacccgaCTTTAAATTgaggatgtcaattttttttgaagactgATGTGacattttggtttttttaatttgacATTAAAGTCTTTATTTTCAATCCTTGtgccaaattctatttatttgacatcaagttaTCCTTCTCCGACCCTTaatatcaaaattcaaacagtcattttttaaatttggccGACAAGATGTAGGTAGTCAAAGTAGGCATGCTTCCTCCCTTTCATCCATGTCAAATGCCACGTAGGATTTAGCCTAATAGAAGGCATCTGGATTGCAAAGTGAATTGATGCCAAAAATTACCGGTGCACTGTCcatctcccattggagatgctcttagaagggtcttgttataaattttttattttttcgattcctatCGTGAAGACGAATAATATGATCTAAACATTAGACTCGAACATTGTAaagtttaagaaaaaataactgAAAAGACCATGTCAAAAAGCTCCAAAAATTAGGCCGAAGAAGCCCTTATTATAAAGTGCTTTGCGGTGCGGCAACATTCCTCCAAAGACGATGTTTTTTCCAATTTATCAAAGACACCTAACCACCCTACGAGTCTATCGAACACGTGATGTACGAATCCTATAAAAATGTGGTTGTAAAATATTCTAGACAACACGTGACCATATCTCAAGATCACAGAATAATTACTTCAATTctaaaaggaaaatgctaacaCCGTCAGTTGAGTTGTCGATAAATTCTAAAACATGTATTGAAAAGTACTGTAAATACTAgtcaaagtgtttttttttttttttggttattttctaatAGAAGGGCCCATTcttaaaaatggaattttaccGTGGTAGATTTCCTATATTGTGGAGGAAGAGAATTCTAACCGTTAAATGTACTGTCTGGTTGGCGAAATTTTGTAGAAGGCCCTGTTTTCTGCTGCTGTTTCGTTGGCCGTGGGTTGcttgttgtttgttgttgttgccATTGGTgtctggttttgttttgttggtcttggtggctttttttttgttgaagtggttttttttttttttttttttttatggtcttgtcttttctttgttagttttttgcCAACGTTTCAAGTCTCGGGTTGCTTTTGCCTTTGTCTGTTTAATCTTTGTActcttttcaaagattaataaaaaaaatttgccgaggaaaaaaaaaaaaaaaactggcatGGCACACTGAATTTCGAGTTGGATTTCACAAAGGCCCCGTTATGATTTTGTTGGGAATttagagaaggaaaaatatatACTACTACATAAACGAAAACCTTCTATTCTTCGATTCGGGCAGAAAGAggtgaaaaaataacaaaataaagggTAAATTTTACAAATGGTCCCTCTAATTTGCATGAATTCttattttcgtccctctagtatcaattgtgttaatTTTAGCCCTATAATTTatattctgtctcaatttcgtccctctcgcttacggcgttaatgaaacaaacggaattgaaggacAAATTGTCATTTCTACTcatagagggactaaattgagattttatgcaaactagaggaactatttctacaattttatttttttcttttgtttttgcgaataaattcaaaatacatcatatgtaatacatttctcatctcattttctattgaataatcaaaatatgttgaaaattttaaagtttttattatatatatcacaaaaaatatgagaaaattcgaaaagcaACCCCTATGTTAAATGtcttggtattgtatttttttcaattgaattttcaatctcgttattttctttgtcaaatgattaaaaagaaaaagttgtttagtagtatttagaaatcttgtaattgtattTAATTTAGCAATAAAACACTAttgaatattaagagatcaaatacattaaaacatgggtataagtgtatttattttgagaCTTAaaactcataagatcactcatataacaaataaacacggattttgaacatttttttatcgggtgaaaaaaataaggagattataagaacatgatacaaagacagtAGCTGAGgagttgatttgtgcattttctaatattttgtaatgtgtaatgaaatataaatataaattttttcaatatagtttgattaccttataaaaaattattcagttgtcaaatacattacttatggtcttttttattatatttgcaaaaaacgaaagtaaaatgtaaaattttagaaatagttcCTCTGGTTtacataaaatctcaatttagtccctctatgaaagaaaatgacaattttgcccttcaattccgtttgtttcattgacGACATCAaggagagggacgaaattgagacgaaatgaaaactatagggttaaaactgatacaattaatattagagggacgaaaatgagaactcatgcaaactagagggaccatttgtaAAATTTGCCCCAAAATAAATTGTCgagtatttttttgaacacGTTCCTAACTTTTACTGTATTTCTTTGTAGTTCTATcctattttcttatttctttaaaGGATTTTGATATTCACGCTTCATTTTTTACTGGTGGTGCCCTACTTTGTTTATAAAGCTAC
Coding sequences:
- the LOC131321606 gene encoding uncharacterized protein LOC131321606, with amino-acid sequence MYEMEERVGFVKKKTSSGCLIIKKKVDGSGGVRASGPRKVFEPNKERERRHLARSESESSEELLEPYRTEVVSGTDKVRKASVVCHGGRVGDSKFGRNGEIWSERKRSLDVSELNDRDCNSGKRTRQEDRFKSDRKFETGSIRHVNGQKYSHFDRNTSNLSSGTEEVNGYSAMSRFEIEDGEAHQPMSSLRQKCQLVSHDTIRLQGKNGVLKVMVNQKKKKMEPFHKFYEHPFEFEERKGSRIEPLHKFYEHPFEFEERKVSRHEKDVKNNVLPEPSIYLDSQRPEKTISIARTVKNDIKLRKPLSISPGVGNSESDDSDKLLRLGPTSTQDCSSLKGIEKNGGKSPLAEKIAPVEGKEGKARRGYGTEKQLLRDKIRSMLVSAGWTIDYRPRRNRDYLDAVYINPNGTAYWSIIKAHEAFQKQLGVEAVDIKPSSQFTPVPEVLLSKLTRRTRKKIENEMKMKQRESCEGVDIEESVKGIDGDKGYEKLSFVRGRSGNSQNGRSHEVTCASGDDSSDTLYKGSPKQEGAEKLCIASNSGIIRGRKCQNIGGRTLLIRSCDKGLNSERDGYVPNMGKRTLLSWLIDSGVVHLSEKVQYMNQRRTKAMLEGWITRDGIHCGCCSKILSVSKFEIHAGSKLRQPFQNIYLESGVSLLQCQIDAWNTQEESRRCGFHTVDKIGDDPSDDTCSLCGDGGDLMCCDGCPATFHQSCLIIKMLPHGHWHCPNCTCKFCGISSETTAPGNGKTVCALQTCSLCEKKYHKSCSQEIDALPDDSSCSTTSFCGQECLELFDNLQKLLGVKNELESGFSWSLIHRTDLNTDTSHCSFPQRVECNSKLAVALSVMDECFLPIVDRRSGINLIHKVLYNSGSNFNRLNYSGFYTAILERGDEIISVACIRIHGTQLAELPFIGTRHMYRRQGMCRLLFRAIESVLCSLKVEKLVIPATSEHMHIWTVVFGFNPIEESHKQQMRSINMLVFPGTDMLQKLLVEQQITDGNVAIYSGKKCGLIQHNHHLMPVVAKKSEVDSSPGYDLIICKDSGSDEMNNNAAPETSNLPFPAIISDDSACRKTLHLSVEKLTESYAESKCPTSSDANYVHLKMESYVLDQ